A single Pseudoalteromonas marina DNA region contains:
- a CDS encoding DUF2797 domain-containing protein, with protein sequence MQGTLRKLKSSLTEPVQYHLPVGDELVNLNAFIGKELTLTFSGTILCSNCGKKTKKSYSQGHCFVCMRKLASCDMCIMKPETCHYDQGTCREPQWGEANCMIPHYVYLANTSGLKVGITRHTQIPTRWIDQGATQALPIFKVQTRLQSGLVEVALAEFIADKTNWRNMLKGQNEAIDLKAAAAELIPQISDKLNELSELFGATAIEQLDEDVVDLNFPVTEYPTKISSFNFDKNPVVSGILQGIKGQYLIFDNGVINIRKFTSYEVTVG encoded by the coding sequence ATGCAAGGCACACTGCGTAAATTAAAATCGAGCTTAACAGAGCCCGTTCAATATCACCTTCCCGTTGGCGATGAGCTAGTTAACTTAAATGCTTTTATAGGTAAAGAACTAACGCTTACATTTAGCGGCACTATTTTGTGTTCTAACTGCGGTAAAAAAACCAAAAAAAGTTATTCTCAAGGTCATTGCTTTGTTTGTATGCGTAAGCTGGCTAGCTGCGACATGTGTATTATGAAGCCAGAAACCTGCCACTACGACCAAGGTACATGCCGAGAGCCACAGTGGGGCGAAGCAAATTGTATGATCCCACATTACGTGTACTTAGCTAACACCTCGGGATTAAAAGTAGGTATTACGCGCCATACACAAATACCTACACGTTGGATTGACCAAGGCGCCACTCAAGCTTTACCTATTTTTAAAGTACAAACACGTTTGCAGTCGGGATTGGTAGAAGTTGCATTAGCAGAGTTTATTGCCGATAAAACTAATTGGCGCAATATGTTAAAAGGTCAAAACGAAGCTATAGACTTAAAAGCTGCCGCCGCTGAGCTTATTCCACAAATTAGCGATAAACTAAACGAGCTTAGTGAGCTTTTTGGTGCAACAGCCATAGAACAACTTGATGAAGACGTTGTTGATTTAAACTTTCCAGTCACCGAATACCCAACCAAAATCAGCTCATTTAACTTTGATAAAAATCCCGTTGTAAGCGGTATTTTACAAGGTATTAAAGGCCAATATTTAATATTTGATAACGGCGTTATTAATATACGTAAATTTACTTCATACGAAGTAACTGTAGGCTAA
- a CDS encoding histone deacetylase family protein, with amino-acid sequence MRTAVISHPHCRKHKMIDDHPECPERLDAITDRLLASGIDVGLKHLQAPKAHREHYLLAHDEALVNLVERLIPQEGLNNLDGDTWLCPDSFKAIERAVGAGVLAVDEILEDKLDAAFCSVRPPGHHANKHSSSGFCVFNNLAIAVKYAQSKGIKRIAIADFDVHHGNGTQDIFIDDQRVLLCSLFQYPFYPNTAVKNNNHIVNSPLPIASNGDDLKEVFNTQWLPKLKDFKPELLFISAGFDAHVEDDMASLNFVEDDYIWLTEQLCKVTKESSCKGIISYLEGGYALSALGRSAVAHIKVLSEQ; translated from the coding sequence ATGCGTACTGCAGTTATCTCACATCCACATTGCCGTAAACATAAAATGATAGACGATCACCCTGAGTGCCCAGAACGTTTAGATGCGATAACTGATCGCTTACTTGCCAGTGGCATCGACGTGGGGTTAAAGCATTTACAAGCGCCTAAAGCTCATCGAGAACATTATTTACTAGCGCACGATGAGGCGCTTGTTAATTTGGTTGAGCGATTAATTCCTCAAGAGGGCTTAAATAATCTCGATGGCGATACATGGCTTTGCCCTGACTCATTTAAAGCAATTGAGCGCGCGGTGGGGGCCGGTGTTTTGGCGGTAGATGAAATACTTGAAGATAAACTCGACGCGGCATTTTGTTCTGTGCGTCCGCCAGGGCATCATGCCAATAAGCACTCGTCATCAGGGTTTTGCGTATTTAATAACTTAGCGATTGCTGTTAAGTATGCACAAAGCAAAGGCATCAAACGTATTGCAATTGCCGATTTTGATGTACACCATGGTAACGGAACCCAAGACATTTTTATTGATGATCAAAGGGTACTGCTTTGCTCGTTATTTCAATACCCGTTTTACCCAAATACAGCGGTTAAAAATAATAACCATATTGTTAATTCGCCTTTACCTATTGCAAGCAATGGGGACGATTTAAAAGAGGTATTCAACACCCAATGGTTACCGAAATTAAAGGATTTTAAGCCTGAACTGTTATTTATAAGTGCAGGTTTTGACGCACATGTAGAAGATGACATGGCAAGCCTAAATTTTGTAGAAGACGATTACATTTGGCTCACTGAGCAGCTATGCAAAGTAACAAAAGAAAGTAGCTGTAAGGGAATTATATCGTATTTGGAAGGGGGCTATGCGCTATCAGCATTGGGTAGAAGTGCAGTAGCGCATATTAAAGTGCTTAGCGAGCAATAG
- a CDS encoding serine hydrolase → MKLTNLAAFTLLASATFNTWAQVDTNKIEEVIKTSMARFDVPGMAVAIVENDEVVLAKGFGIANLNTKAEVNKDTLFGIASNTKAFTSAALAKLVDEGKLRWDDRVIDHLPEFRLYDSYVTREMRVRDLLSHRSGLGLGQGDLMIWPSTDKSVSDILSGLKYLKPASSFRSKYAYNNLMFVTAGEVVARVSGISWNDYVEKHILQPLKMTNSRAGFSRIPKSNKNWAIGHIPMEGSLHPFFVNYLEDFRGAGAIASSVNDMSQWLRTQLAGGKMPNGDQLFSEKQQAQMWHPHITSMASKSAFEAYHQQFRGYGLGWSIEDYHGFKKLGHGGGILGMVSQVTLLPEKKLGIVILSNQQAFSALSAVTHEVLEDVLNLEDKDWVEDLAKKHFEGKQKAYANATPPTPADYQPQLPSINYTGTLNDDWYGDVIIEELDGKLRIDFTHTKRLKGTLEHYTGNTFIVKWDEKLLEADAFISFEMSTANRVNSANMRAVSTAVTDFSFDFRNLNLKTK, encoded by the coding sequence ATGAAACTGACTAATTTAGCGGCTTTTACACTACTGGCCAGTGCTACTTTTAATACTTGGGCACAGGTTGATACCAACAAAATAGAAGAGGTCATTAAAACCTCTATGGCGCGCTTTGATGTGCCAGGTATGGCCGTTGCTATTGTTGAAAATGACGAGGTTGTACTCGCTAAAGGGTTTGGCATCGCAAACCTAAATACAAAGGCTGAAGTAAATAAAGATACGTTATTTGGTATTGCATCAAATACAAAGGCATTTACCAGCGCCGCGTTAGCTAAATTAGTCGATGAGGGGAAATTACGCTGGGATGACCGCGTAATCGACCATTTACCTGAATTTAGATTATACGACTCATATGTAACCCGGGAAATGCGAGTGCGCGATTTACTAAGCCACCGTAGTGGTTTAGGCCTTGGGCAAGGCGACTTAATGATTTGGCCAAGCACAGATAAATCAGTTTCTGATATTTTATCAGGCTTAAAATACTTAAAACCAGCCAGCAGTTTTCGTAGTAAATACGCTTATAACAACCTGATGTTTGTAACAGCAGGTGAAGTTGTAGCGCGTGTATCTGGCATAAGCTGGAACGATTACGTTGAAAAACATATTTTACAGCCGCTAAAAATGACTAACTCACGCGCAGGTTTTTCGCGTATCCCAAAAAGTAATAAAAACTGGGCAATAGGGCATATTCCAATGGAGGGAAGCTTACACCCATTTTTTGTTAATTACCTTGAAGACTTTAGAGGTGCAGGTGCTATTGCATCGAGTGTAAACGATATGAGCCAATGGCTACGCACTCAATTGGCTGGCGGCAAAATGCCTAATGGCGATCAATTGTTTAGTGAAAAACAACAAGCGCAAATGTGGCATCCGCACATTACCTCTATGGCATCTAAAAGTGCCTTTGAGGCATACCATCAACAATTTAGAGGTTATGGTTTAGGTTGGAGTATAGAGGACTACCACGGCTTTAAAAAGCTAGGTCATGGTGGCGGTATTTTAGGGATGGTGTCGCAAGTTACGTTACTACCAGAAAAAAAACTCGGTATTGTTATTTTGTCTAATCAGCAAGCATTTAGTGCTTTAAGTGCAGTTACCCACGAAGTACTTGAGGATGTGCTCAACCTAGAGGATAAAGATTGGGTTGAAGATTTAGCCAAAAAGCATTTTGAAGGTAAGCAAAAAGCATACGCAAATGCGACACCACCAACCCCTGCGGATTATCAGCCACAGCTACCTAGTATAAATTATACTGGTACACTAAACGATGATTGGTATGGCGACGTTATTATTGAAGAGCTTGATGGTAAATTACGAATTGATTTTACGCACACAAAACGCTTAAAAGGCACACTTGAGCACTATACAGGCAATACGTTTATTGTTAAGTGGGACGAAAAGCTGCTCGAAGCCGATGCGTTTATTAGTTTTGAAATGAGTACAGCTAACCGTGTTAATAGCGCCAACATGCGTGCAGTTTCAACAGCCGTGACCGACTTTAGCTTTGACTTTAGAAATTTAAATTTAAAAACTAAATGA
- a CDS encoding gamma-glutamylcyclotransferase family protein — MPLYNFSFGSNMSSNRLLARLPNAKRVGTAILKGYELTFDMLFSDGSGKCSIQKTDKADALVYGVVYEVNTDEKLTLDAIEGPGYDCVDITVELLNGQTIDTHCYIANTHDEDVLPYDWYVKHVHRGALEAGVPKAYSDAILNRPQKSDPNKERAAIEFAVHQ, encoded by the coding sequence ATGCCTTTATATAATTTTTCGTTTGGATCTAATATGTCGTCTAATCGTTTGTTGGCACGTTTGCCAAACGCAAAGCGTGTGGGCACAGCAATCCTTAAAGGGTACGAGCTAACCTTTGATATGCTTTTTTCTGATGGTTCGGGTAAATGCAGTATTCAAAAAACTGATAAAGCAGATGCCTTAGTATACGGTGTGGTCTATGAGGTTAACACTGACGAAAAACTCACTTTAGATGCGATAGAAGGCCCAGGTTACGATTGTGTAGATATAACGGTTGAGCTGTTAAATGGGCAAACAATTGATACCCATTGTTATATTGCAAATACACACGACGAGGACGTTTTACCCTACGATTGGTACGTTAAACATGTTCATCGCGGAGCACTTGAAGCGGGCGTACCAAAGGCTTACAGTGATGCAATACTTAATCGCCCACAAAAGAGCGATCCTAATAAAGAACGCGCAGCAATTGAATTTGCAGTGCATCAATAA
- a CDS encoding LysE family translocator, which yields MDYLDEFLLIVIAHFFAVASPGPDFAVVLKQSVQQGRRNALWTSAGVGGAILLHIAYCVMGVALILSQSPSLFMALKYVAGAYLAYLGIQALRAAKPGASSTNDIDNQTAPEEPIWVAFRRGFFTNALNPKATLFFMSLFTLVISQTTPVSVQIGYGIYMALATWGWFSALSLVLSKACVRDFFQQRGYWFDRGIGVILIALAVRVVI from the coding sequence GTGGACTATTTAGATGAATTTTTATTAATTGTTATTGCTCACTTCTTTGCAGTAGCAAGCCCAGGCCCTGACTTTGCTGTTGTGCTAAAGCAAAGTGTGCAACAAGGTAGGCGAAACGCATTGTGGACAAGTGCAGGCGTTGGCGGCGCTATTTTGTTGCACATAGCTTATTGTGTAATGGGTGTGGCGCTTATTTTGTCTCAATCGCCTAGTTTGTTTATGGCACTTAAATATGTAGCAGGCGCTTATTTGGCTTATCTTGGAATACAAGCACTAAGAGCGGCTAAGCCGGGCGCATCATCAACCAATGATATTGATAACCAAACAGCTCCAGAGGAGCCTATTTGGGTTGCTTTTAGACGCGGTTTTTTCACTAACGCACTAAACCCAAAAGCCACGCTCTTTTTTATGTCGTTATTTACCTTGGTAATAAGTCAAACAACGCCAGTGAGTGTGCAAATTGGTTATGGTATTTATATGGCGCTTGCAACATGGGGGTGGTTTTCTGCGCTTTCGTTGGTACTTTCTAAAGCCTGCGTGCGTGATTTTTTTCAGCAACGCGGCTACTGGTTTGACCGAGGTATTGGCGTTATTTTAATTGCGTTGGCTGTACGTGTTGTTATTTAA
- a CDS encoding CreA family protein, with product MKFQQKIKHLAVLMGAVITLSACSDDVASVSLGLFTTKDVVVNSQQDPIIKGVTCHISHVEADLDFSDPSDMSIACRQTGPITAEQLQEIDRSKSGEVVFKSSKSILFKSLKVRRIYDAKTRTLLYLSYSTKESSGSHHHALSTVPLYNTKAWQWAQEQE from the coding sequence ATGAAATTTCAGCAAAAAATAAAACATTTAGCCGTGCTAATGGGCGCAGTAATTACGTTAAGTGCCTGCTCTGATGATGTGGCGTCGGTGAGTTTAGGTTTGTTTACTACAAAAGATGTGGTGGTGAACTCACAGCAAGATCCGATCATTAAAGGAGTGACGTGTCATATTAGTCATGTTGAGGCCGATTTAGACTTTTCTGATCCGTCAGACATGTCGATTGCGTGTCGTCAAACAGGGCCAATCACCGCGGAGCAATTACAAGAAATTGATCGTAGTAAGTCTGGTGAGGTGGTGTTTAAGTCATCAAAGAGCATTTTATTTAAATCGTTAAAGGTGCGCCGAATATACGACGCTAAAACTCGCACATTATTATATTTGTCGTATTCAACAAAAGAGTCGAGCGGCAGTCATCACCATGCATTATCTACTGTGCCTTTATATAACACGAAAGCATGGCAGTGGGCACAAGAGCAAGAATAA
- a CDS encoding 5-carboxymethyl-2-hydroxymuconate Delta-isomerase, protein MPHIIIEHSEDLPVLPQVLVEKIHKCTFESGLFDLETIKTRAVAYQQYQLGVGKEGFIHVQAHIMAGRTVEQKQTLSEHLLACLKTYCRESDSLSVNIYDMDHEIYRKN, encoded by the coding sequence ATGCCGCACATTATTATTGAGCACTCAGAAGACCTCCCTGTATTACCTCAAGTACTGGTAGAAAAAATCCATAAATGCACATTCGAAAGCGGTTTATTTGATTTAGAAACTATAAAAACTCGCGCAGTTGCATATCAGCAGTATCAATTGGGTGTGGGGAAAGAAGGGTTTATACATGTGCAAGCACACATTATGGCAGGGCGAACAGTAGAGCAAAAGCAAACTCTGAGTGAGCACCTACTTGCGTGTTTAAAAACCTATTGCAGGGAGTCTGACAGTTTAAGCGTTAATATTTACGACATGGACCACGAGATATATCGTAAAAATTAA
- a CDS encoding LysR family transcriptional regulator: MKIADLRVLLKVAQLQSITAAAHQLDMSSSAASVSIKRIEQALGTQLFVRTTRKIRLTAEGERYLPLCEQALGLLMQGQAAINEKPECITGEVRMAVSSEMGRNLMRVLLNELMDIHSSITLRLHASDSRADFYRDGIDVALRAMKKGVAEELNLYGFKICNIPHVVCASPSYLKLNGEPLVPNDLSEHNALLYKLYEVVHADWEFYDNTQQYKVKMNSDRAVNDGDIVRRWCVDGAGIAKKSAIDVADDLLSGKLKRIIPDYKIPLTEMWLVLPSRQFISPAIRLIRDELKSKIMALRASLLAKHILTEDEWPCDDEYKA; this comes from the coding sequence ATGAAAATTGCAGATTTACGCGTATTACTAAAAGTTGCGCAGCTTCAATCAATAACAGCGGCTGCGCATCAGTTGGATATGAGCTCGTCGGCAGCGAGTGTCTCTATTAAACGAATAGAGCAAGCTCTTGGTACACAACTATTTGTTCGCACTACTAGAAAGATAAGATTGACCGCTGAAGGTGAGCGTTACTTACCATTATGCGAACAGGCGCTTGGGTTACTAATGCAAGGGCAAGCGGCTATTAATGAAAAGCCGGAGTGTATTACAGGCGAAGTGCGAATGGCGGTGTCGTCTGAAATGGGACGTAATTTAATGCGTGTTTTACTTAATGAGCTTATGGATATTCATAGTTCTATAACTTTGAGATTGCATGCAAGTGATAGCCGTGCTGATTTTTATCGTGATGGAATTGATGTTGCATTAAGAGCGATGAAAAAAGGTGTAGCTGAGGAGCTTAATTTATATGGATTTAAAATTTGTAATATTCCACACGTGGTGTGCGCTTCACCTAGTTACTTAAAACTGAATGGCGAGCCGTTAGTGCCGAACGATTTGAGCGAGCACAACGCATTACTCTACAAACTTTACGAAGTAGTGCACGCTGATTGGGAGTTTTATGATAATACACAGCAATACAAAGTTAAAATGAACAGCGATAGAGCTGTAAACGATGGTGATATTGTTAGACGCTGGTGTGTTGATGGTGCTGGGATTGCAAAAAAGTCAGCCATTGATGTAGCAGATGATTTGCTTAGCGGTAAGCTCAAACGAATAATACCCGATTATAAAATACCCTTAACAGAAATGTGGTTAGTGCTTCCGAGCCGGCAGTTTATTTCGCCTGCAATAAGGCTGATACGTGATGAGTTAAAAAGTAAAATAATGGCTCTTAGGGCATCGCTATTGGCAAAGCATATTTTGACTGAAGACGAGTGGCCTTGTGATGATGAGTACAAGGCCTGA
- a CDS encoding DUF4437 domain-containing protein: MKCRIVSSALMLTTSLISVPTFADEYESKVIPANKVKWGYLNPLRGEQSPGAADLWGDRTADTATGMLVRFKKGFESPPHIHNITYRGIVIEGQMHNDDPTAEKMWMPAGSFWTQPAGENHTTAANGTTNLIYLEIDSGPYLVKPTNKQFDNGERPLNVHKDNLVWLDKSDVSNINAEGVQTTYLWGDTETMYGSMIKLPAGFKGEISTDADEFRAVIIAGNVQYSSKSNSQNLSAGSFVESAGKFIHSLENTSDIPATIYIRSNGLYHVN; this comes from the coding sequence ATGAAATGTAGAATTGTTTCATCAGCTTTAATGCTCACAACTTCGCTTATATCTGTACCTACTTTTGCAGACGAGTACGAATCGAAAGTAATACCTGCGAACAAAGTAAAATGGGGCTATTTAAACCCATTAAGAGGCGAGCAAAGTCCCGGTGCAGCCGATTTATGGGGCGATCGTACCGCAGATACCGCAACAGGTATGCTAGTACGCTTTAAAAAAGGGTTCGAGTCCCCGCCGCATATTCATAACATTACTTACCGAGGTATCGTAATTGAAGGCCAAATGCACAATGACGACCCCACCGCTGAAAAAATGTGGATGCCTGCGGGATCATTTTGGACACAACCTGCCGGTGAAAACCATACTACTGCAGCCAATGGCACTACAAATCTAATTTACCTAGAAATAGACTCAGGCCCTTATTTAGTAAAACCAACAAACAAACAGTTTGATAATGGTGAACGCCCATTAAACGTACATAAAGACAACTTAGTTTGGCTAGACAAAAGCGACGTAAGCAATATTAATGCTGAAGGTGTACAAACAACCTACCTTTGGGGAGACACCGAGACAATGTACGGCTCAATGATAAAACTACCAGCCGGGTTTAAGGGGGAAATTAGCACAGATGCGGATGAGTTTCGTGCAGTGATAATTGCAGGCAACGTGCAATACAGCTCAAAAAGTAACTCACAAAACTTAAGTGCAGGTAGCTTTGTAGAATCTGCGGGTAAGTTCATTCACTCGCTTGAGAACACAAGCGATATACCAGCAACTATTTACATTCGCAGCAATGGCTTATACCACGTAAATTAG
- a CDS encoding porin family protein, with amino-acid sequence MKMNKVTLLLLSSVFVTPAAFAETPNFNYVSGGYLNADLDGDDLNGWTLDGSKLLDDNFFVSGQYKTVGDSEDGLDVDLNWLSAGVGYRTAISESTDFYGLVTYENIETEVSFSGTDLSDDENGYGLSVGVRSMLTDSIEIDGRLSYIDIADDSETAITLGARYYVNTNLSVGTSYTTIDDLDYISLTARYSF; translated from the coding sequence ATGAAAATGAATAAAGTCACACTCTTATTATTAAGCTCAGTTTTTGTCACCCCTGCTGCATTTGCAGAAACACCTAACTTTAATTATGTGTCTGGCGGTTATTTAAATGCAGATCTTGATGGCGATGATTTAAACGGTTGGACGCTTGATGGTAGTAAATTACTAGACGATAACTTTTTTGTGTCTGGTCAATATAAGACTGTAGGCGACTCAGAAGATGGTTTGGATGTAGATCTAAATTGGTTGAGCGCAGGCGTGGGTTACCGTACTGCAATTAGTGAAAGCACTGACTTTTATGGTTTAGTAACGTACGAAAACATTGAAACTGAAGTATCGTTCAGCGGTACTGATTTGTCGGATGATGAAAATGGCTATGGATTATCTGTTGGTGTTAGATCAATGCTAACTGATAGCATCGAAATTGATGGCCGCTTAAGTTACATTGATATTGCAGACGACAGTGAAACAGCTATCACTTTAGGTGCTCGTTACTATGTGAATACAAATTTATCTGTAGGTACTAGCTACACCACAATAGATGATTTAGATTATATTAGCTTAACTGCACGTTACAGCTTTTGA
- a CDS encoding YqaE/Pmp3 family membrane protein — protein sequence MDIIRIILSVLLPPLGVFLQVGLGMHFWINILLTLLGYFPGLIHAIYIIAKK from the coding sequence ATGGATATCATTCGCATAATACTGTCTGTTTTGCTACCACCACTAGGTGTTTTTTTACAAGTGGGCTTAGGTATGCATTTTTGGATTAATATTTTATTAACGCTATTGGGTTACTTCCCTGGGTTAATACATGCAATTTATATTATTGCTAAAAAATAA
- a CDS encoding BON domain-containing protein translates to MKTFNKSIIAALVLGTTAMGAQANSWENESKDAWIDGKAETVLLMNTDLNNFDINTDVTNGKVVLTGKVDSEVEKELAEELVLSLDGVMDVENSLTVVKNMSAKHTDSKMMDDDNDLTDAKITTVITTRFLFDSEVGGTDIDVDTDNGVVTLNGSVESSAEKQLAIEIAKNAEDVRDVVDNLSIVAE, encoded by the coding sequence ATGAAAACATTTAACAAATCTATTATCGCCGCGTTAGTTCTTGGTACAACAGCAATGGGTGCACAAGCAAACAGCTGGGAAAACGAAAGTAAAGATGCTTGGATTGATGGCAAGGCAGAAACTGTGCTTCTTATGAACACAGACCTAAACAACTTTGACATAAACACTGATGTAACAAATGGCAAGGTAGTACTTACAGGTAAAGTTGATAGCGAAGTAGAGAAAGAGCTAGCAGAAGAGCTTGTACTTAGTCTAGATGGCGTCATGGACGTTGAAAACAGCCTAACCGTTGTTAAAAACATGAGCGCTAAACACACAGATTCTAAAATGATGGATGATGATAACGACCTAACGGACGCTAAAATCACCACCGTTATTACAACACGTTTCCTATTTGATTCTGAAGTAGGTGGAACCGATATTGATGTAGATACCGATAATGGTGTTGTTACATTAAACGGCTCAGTTGAATCATCAGCGGAAAAGCAATTAGCAATCGAAATTGCAAAAAATGCTGAAGACGTACGTGATGTGGTAGATAACTTATCTATCGTAGCTGAATAA
- a CDS encoding LiaF domain-containing protein, with amino-acid sequence MSVKVEDRPIEQVREQVIDQLIYNYSHGVISVEAFERRLDKAMDAKDNSVLLTLVEDLTLNTDKQYKAEKQSQFTPNYSAQQNSDDDITLRSILGSNERSGQWVVPKNIYLNNYMGSVVLDFTDAIFTHQNVTIHVNCIFGSDEIYVPEHVNVVSKMFCILSTLENKSVTLNKRQGPTIHIEGKAILGSIEVKIKRTIKEKFMSFANDLKSQLGVSSK; translated from the coding sequence ATGTCTGTAAAAGTTGAAGACCGCCCAATAGAGCAAGTACGCGAACAAGTGATTGATCAGTTAATTTATAACTATAGCCATGGCGTTATATCTGTTGAGGCATTTGAAAGACGATTAGACAAAGCAATGGATGCAAAAGACAATTCTGTGCTGCTTACGTTAGTAGAAGACTTAACACTTAATACCGACAAGCAATACAAAGCTGAAAAGCAATCGCAGTTTACGCCTAATTACAGTGCTCAACAAAATAGCGATGACGACATTACACTGCGCAGTATTTTGGGTTCAAACGAGCGAAGCGGACAATGGGTGGTTCCTAAAAATATTTACCTAAATAATTATATGGGCTCTGTGGTGCTTGATTTCACCGACGCTATCTTTACCCATCAAAACGTGACAATTCATGTTAATTGCATTTTTGGTAGCGACGAAATTTACGTACCCGAGCATGTTAATGTTGTGTCCAAAATGTTTTGTATTTTAAGTACGCTAGAAAACAAATCAGTAACGTTAAATAAGCGTCAAGGTCCTACCATTCATATTGAAGGCAAAGCGATACTAGGGTCGATTGAAGTAAAGATAAAACGTACCATAAAAGAAAAGTTCATGAGCTTTGCAAACGATTTAAAGTCACAGCTAGGGGTAAGCAGTAAATAA
- a CDS encoding VOC family protein, translating to MYLEHVNLVVKNIDTMIRFYQAIFPHWVIRSEGRGEWYGKPRRWVHFGDDTQYIAMSDHGEGENRALSGHQVGFAHFAYVTANLDNTVSRLNKAGFSVHKQGNENPFRKNIYFRDPSGFEVEFVEYLSDIPAERNNDL from the coding sequence ATGTATTTAGAACACGTAAATTTAGTTGTTAAAAACATTGATACCATGATTCGCTTTTACCAAGCCATTTTTCCCCACTGGGTAATACGAAGTGAAGGGCGGGGTGAATGGTATGGAAAACCAAGGCGTTGGGTCCACTTTGGTGACGACACGCAATACATAGCAATGAGCGATCATGGTGAGGGTGAAAACAGGGCGCTTTCAGGGCATCAAGTTGGGTTTGCTCACTTTGCTTACGTGACGGCTAATTTAGATAATACGGTGTCTCGTTTAAATAAAGCGGGTTTTTCAGTTCATAAGCAAGGCAATGAAAACCCATTTAGAAAAAATATCTACTTCAGAGACCCTTCGGGCTTTGAAGTTGAGTTTGTAGAGTACTTGTCGGATATACCTGCAGAACGAAATAATGATCTTTAA
- the suhB gene encoding inositol-1-monophosphatase, producing the protein MHPMLNIAVRAARNAGKILLRAGEDLSKVEVQQKGANDLVTNIDKEAEAVIRDTILQSYPTHSVVGEELGEHKGKDDDYQWIVDPIDGTTNFIKGIPHYAISIALKVKGRLDQAVIYDPIRGELFTASKGQGAQLNSKRLRVSKTTVLAGTVLATGFPFKHKQHTDAYTEAFKALFVHTADIRRAGCSALDMAYVAAGRVDGFFEIGLKPWHSAAGELMVKEAGGMVVDFAGGNNYNHSGNIICGAPKLTQAIIREIRPVLTESLLR; encoded by the coding sequence ATGCATCCAATGTTAAACATTGCGGTTCGCGCTGCGCGTAACGCAGGCAAAATTTTACTTCGCGCTGGCGAAGATTTATCAAAAGTTGAAGTGCAACAAAAAGGCGCTAACGACTTAGTAACTAATATTGATAAAGAAGCCGAAGCCGTAATCCGTGACACTATTTTACAGTCTTACCCTACTCACTCTGTTGTGGGCGAAGAACTAGGTGAGCACAAAGGCAAGGATGATGATTACCAATGGATTGTAGATCCTATCGATGGAACAACAAACTTCATCAAAGGTATTCCACATTACGCAATCTCTATTGCACTTAAAGTTAAAGGTCGTTTAGACCAAGCCGTTATTTATGATCCGATTCGTGGTGAACTTTTCACTGCATCTAAAGGTCAAGGCGCACAACTTAACAGCAAACGTTTACGCGTGAGTAAAACAACTGTTCTTGCTGGTACAGTATTAGCAACGGGCTTCCCTTTTAAGCATAAACAACATACAGATGCATACACTGAAGCGTTTAAAGCGTTATTTGTTCACACTGCAGATATTCGTCGCGCAGGTTGTTCTGCATTAGACATGGCGTATGTTGCTGCTGGCCGTGTTGATGGCTTTTTTGAAATTGGCTTAAAACCTTGGCACTCTGCTGCAGGCGAGCTTATGGTTAAAGAAGCGGGTGGTATGGTTGTCGATTTTGCTGGTGGTAATAACTACAACCACAGTGGCAATATCATCTGTGGTGCGCCAAAACTGACTCAAGCTATTATTCGTGAAATTCGTCCAGTGTTAACTGAGTCGTTACTTCGCTAA